A window of Alkalinema sp. FACHB-956 genomic DNA:
CCAGATAGGTCATCACATCCAAGGGATTCGTCACCATGATGATCACTGCATTGGGAGATTGTGCGATCGCATTTTGCACCACCTTTTGCACAATTTTTGCATTGGTGATCAGCAGATCATCCCGGCTCATGCCGGGTTTACGAGCAACTCCCGCTGTCACCACCACAATGTCCGATCCTGCCGTATCTGCGTAGTCATTGGTTCCAAGAATTCGGCGGTTATGGCGCTCTACACCTCGCGCTTCCATTAAATCTAGGGCTAGTCCTTGGGGCCGACCTGGCACAACATCCAGCAAAACCACATCTGCAAGGTTTTTTTCCGCCAGACGTTGTGCCAAAGCACTGCCAACATTTCCAGCCCCAATGACTGCAACCCGAAACTGCGGGCAACCTAACACTTGGGCAGACAGCATAACTCCTACTCCCAAGCTCCTTCTCAGAAGAGCAACTGAAGGATGCTTTATCCGCAGTCTAGCAAGTTCTAACCCGAGAACGCTTCTAACTGATCAATCCTTAACCAAATATTGGGCGTGGGCACGATGCCAAATTTGACAAAGGCATAATCGCCACGAACGTCTAAGACTTCCCCAGGGGTTTCAAATAAATAGGATGGAAAGCGGCGATCGCTAGC
This region includes:
- a CDS encoding NAD(P)H-quinone oxidoreductase subunit O, which translates into the protein MTVKKGAMVKAIREKLENSVEAYASDRRFPSYLFETPGEVLDVRGDYAFVKFGIVPTPNIWLRIDQLEAFSG